The nucleotide sequence CTACTAATTTCTTTGCAAGTTCCCTGTAATTATGAAGATAGAAGCCAGAATCGGGATGATTGGATCCTTCTATAAAATCTTTTGCCATATAAATAAGCGAAGAACCTTCGCGCTCTAAGTAGGAAGGCAACAATGCCAAAACCGCATAATCTTCTATATTGCCGTAAAACTTTGAAAAGGAAGTACGAAAACTGGCTTCATAGAACCTCAAGTCGGTCACATGATGTTTAGAAGTGATAATTCCTGTAGTTCCACTGCTTGTGAACGTGGTTTGCACGGCATTTGTTGTGCTTAACACATCTTTCGATTTAAAAAACTCGATAGGCAAAAAAGGAATCTCTGTAAGATGCTTCACATTATCCGGACTTTTCTTCAACAACAAACAGTATTTTTGATACACTTCGTTGTGCTGAAACTGATAGCGAAACACTTTCATCGCTGTTTTATGAAACTCTTTGGTGGTATGTATCGAAATAATATCTTCGGGTGTAAACACAATTATTGCTTTTTAAAATACAAAATTACAAATAAAAAAAGCATCTCGGTGAGGAGATGCTTTTTGTTGTATGTTGCTGTTGATTATTTAATAATCACTTTGCGTGTAGCTGTTTTACCAGCTTCGTTGATTTTTGCTACATAAATTCCCGCTTTTAACGAAGAAACGTTTATTTGCGAAACCGTAGTAACATCTAATACTTTTTTACCGGTTAAATCGAACAACTGTACGTTTTTCTCAGCAGTACTGTTTGATGTAATGTTTAAGATTTCATCTGCCGGATTAGGAAAAATACTTAAACCTTCGATGTTGTTTTCTTTTGTTGAAGCAGCACAAATACTAATTGGACTTTTAGTATTTCTCGGAGCAGGTGCAGCTACAATAAAATCTGATGCGTTATCGTCAGTGTCAACACATCCATCACCACTTCTAAAAGCTGCAGTAGTACTTGAAATAACAGCTGAAGCTCCAGTACCTTCAAAAGCATTTGCTGATCCCACACCAACAAAATCAATTACATTTGCATCTGTTGGAGATGTGATTGTAGTATCATCAGAAGTAAGGGCGATTTTAAGGTTACTTCCACTCATTGATAATAATTCATTACCTGTTGGGGTAAAATCAGGGTCTAAATCAATTGTTCCTCCCGCACCTGTAGCTTGTTGGATAAGATAATACTGTCCTGGTTGAATAGTAACACTTGGAAGATGTGTTTTGTTTGGATTTGTTGCTGTACCTCCAAATACTCCTGAAGCAGATGCATATTGCAATGTATAACCTGTGATATCCACAGCTACAGCACCTCTGTTAAATAACTCAACAAAATCACTTTTGTAATCTGCCCCATTATTCCCACCGCCTCCATAGACTTGGCTAATAACAATTTGCGCATTTGCTGCAAAAGAAGCTGCAACAATTGTAATTAAAGTGTAGATTTTTTTCATATCTAATTGATTTTAAATTTTATGGTACAAATTTACGGTAAATTTTTGAAGTGTAAAAAAAGGAATATTAATAAATTGTTTTTTTTATAAAAAAGCCCGTAAACATGTTACGGGCTCTTCTTTATTTTATGATGATTTTTCGGGTAATGCTGTTGTTTTTGTCAGTGAGTTTTAAAATATAAACACCTGCTTTTAAATTGCTCACGTTTAGTTCTTTCTGGTATCCGTTCATTTCTGCTATTAAAATGCGTTTACCCAGCATATCGTATAATTCTATAACCTTTGCCGAGTTGTTCTCGGCATTGATATAAATTTTGCCGCCGGTAACCGGATTGGGATATATCTGCACCTTTTCTAAGGTGTTTTCGGTCTTGGTTTGCTCTGCTATTCCACTGTTTTTGGCTGTTTGCGCGGTTGCTGAAAAGCCGGTTATTAGTAACAGTAAGAATATATATAGGTATTTTTTCTTCATAGTTTTTATTTGAATACGTAAATATATAAAAATAATATCAAATAAAATACCAAAAAATAACCACAAAAATAAATTTGTGGTTATTTAGGAAGATTTTAACTGATTTACTGCCGTTATTGTCTTTGCTTTACTTGTTTTTCTTTAACAAAATATGACAAACTGACTTCACTTGGTGGCAGTACTTTTTGAAATGTATTACAAACCTACTGTCCAGCCGGTTGCCCAAGTTGGGGTTGCTGTTCCGTTACCTGCTCCTGTAGCGGTTGCATCTTCGGTGAAGATTGCGTTTACATCTGCTGCAGAACCATCGGTTTTCTTACCTTTTGCTTTGGTTGTGATATTGTCGAATTTCACGCGGGTAGCTTTTAATTCGCCACTTGCCACATAGCTGATGCCTTCATCGTGCTCTACATCGAAACCTGTTCCAAAGTTGCTCAAAACCACATTGTCGAAATTTGCTTTAGTACCTACTCTTAGTTTCATTGCGTGGTTTTCTCCACCGCCATTGTTACCAATCAATGTAAGGTTTTTGATTGTTGGGTTTGCAATTGGCGCTGCCATGTGGTTGTTTGAGTTGTTGTCTGCTTCAATTCCACGGTTACCGTCGTTGGTTCTTTTTCCGTACCAATTTTCGTTCATACCGTTCCAACCTTCTGTCCAGTCAAACAAATCATCGCCCACTTCGCTTGCAAAGTTTGTTACTACTAAATATTTGGTATCAACAGTTCCTCCGAAAAACTCAAAACCATCGTCTGAACCATCGTGTACTTGTACATATTCAACAGTTGTTCCTTTACCCACACCAAACATTGAAAGTCCGTTGAACTCTTTATCTGCATTGTATGCGTAACCTGAATATTCAATTCTTAGATATTTGATTGCTCCTGAATTGTCGTTTGTTTCTGTACCACCATAGGTTAATTCTGAAACTTCTGCAGTAGCTGTTGTTCCTTTGTTGATTGGTGCTTTACCACAAATTACTAAACCACCCCAAGATCCTGGTTTTTTAACTTCGGCAGTCATGATTACCGGGTTTGCTGCTGTTCCTTCTACAAAAATTTGTCCGCCTTGCGCTACTGCAATGTATCGAACTGCATCAAACTGACCCGAAGCTAATTGTGTTGCTTCAATTCGAACACCTGGTTTAATGGTTAATTTTGCACCTGCTCCTACGATTAATTTTCCGGTTAATTTATAAGTTCCTTCGGTTAAAATTACATGTCCTTTTGTGATTTCACCTGTTAATGCATTGCGATCTACTTTAAAATCGGTTTCACCCGGCGTTGGTTCTTCTGTAACTGGTGTGCTATCATCGCTAGAGCAAGAAACTGCTGTTGCTGCTAATGTTAATGATAATAATGTGAAGCTAAATAGTTTTGAAATTGGCTTTTTCATTTTCTTTAAAAATTTATTATTTTTATTTGATACAAAGTTGAGTATTAATACGTTAATGTATGTTAAGCGTATGTGATGAATATGTTGTTAAAATGTATATTTTGCACCCAAGCTGAAAAATGCTCCACGCTTGTAGGTAATAGCATCAATAGCACCTGAAGCATTGTCTTGTATTCTGCGGAATTCTGGATTTAAGATATTGCG is from Paenimyroides aestuarii and encodes:
- a CDS encoding LuxE/PaaK family acyltransferase — protein: MFTPEDIISIHTTKEFHKTAMKVFRYQFQHNEVYQKYCLLLKKSPDNVKHLTEIPFLPIEFFKSKDVLSTTNAVQTTFTSSGTTGIITSKHHVTDLRFYEASFRTSFSKFYGNIEDYAVLALLPSYLEREGSSLIYMAKDFIEGSNHPDSGFYLHNYRELAKKLVELDQSGQNVLLIGVTYALLDLIEMQKFHLKNTIVMETGGMKGKRKELIREELHGLLTTGFGVEKIHSEYGMTELLSQAYSFGDGVFECPPWMDVLIRDAEDPLSIIENGKTGGINVIDLANMNSCAFIATQDLGKKHPDFSFEVLGRFDQSDIRGCNLMVY
- a CDS encoding T9SS type A sorting domain-containing protein; the protein is MKKKYLYIFLLLLITGFSATAQTAKNSGIAEQTKTENTLEKVQIYPNPVTGGKIYINAENNSAKVIELYDMLGKRILIAEMNGYQKELNVSNLKAGVYILKLTDKNNSITRKIIIK
- a CDS encoding lamin tail domain-containing protein; this translates as MKKIYTLITIVAASFAANAQIVISQVYGGGGNNGADYKSDFVELFNRGAVAVDITGYTLQYASASGVFGGTATNPNKTHLPSVTIQPGQYYLIQQATGAGGTIDLDPDFTPTGNELLSMSGSNLKIALTSDDTTITSPTDANVIDFVGVGSANAFEGTGASAVISSTTAAFRSGDGCVDTDDNASDFIVAAPAPRNTKSPISICAASTKENNIEGLSIFPNPADEILNITSNSTAEKNVQLFDLTGKKVLDVTTVSQINVSSLKAGIYVAKINEAGKTATRKVIIK